The genomic interval ATTATGCTTATGATTAAATGAGAAACcggaattagggttattaccctaaagtgagcAGTTATATGGTCTAGAGTTATTACTCTAGTGATTCAATGATTTTGAATGCAATGCCATGCTATATATGTTGAGATAAAGAAATATGCAGTTAAGgcataattaggttagactcggtaatcAGAATCGAGATAAACTAATCTAAGGCGCCCTtaatgtaaatagacgtgtgagcgcaacacgtaggtctatgttaAATAGACAGTAGATGCGGTAGCATCAGTATTTATCTGAATTGAGAATATATTACATATTGTTaattatactgtcttgctgggcttggctcacgggtgctctactgtacaggaaagggtaaatcagTTTGTGATCGGCTATGAGTTCGAGGGCTTGGCGGTagattgtacatgttcgggccacactagaccacgCGGGTTGGGTCCACCAGCTAATTGATTTTGTATTCTCAGTTTTTGTCGCTTAGGTCGACATGTTAAAATGActtataatattttgtaaaaagcTTTACAGGATCCCGAAACATGTGTAACCTTTTggaatggtttataaattaaatagttACAAGTTATATTTTCACTCTCTACTTgatttaaagtttaaattttttcGCTCTTATTTTCTAGTAATCCCAGTTTGACGGGATTAGATTATATTAATGGTTGTTAGTAGCGTGCCTTTTATTAGGGCATTACAGTTGGTATGGTAGCTCGTGATCACATGTACCGTCTTATTGAAGCACGCATCATGTGTCAGTATGGTAATGTGGCACCTGAGTTGGCTAAGATTATGGAAATTCGAGAAGCTCTTAGTTAGATTAAGGATAAAGATTGGTCGATGGTGGTTCTAGAGATGGATCGCTTAGTGGCGATTTAATGATGATCTCTCATTTTGGTTTAGTTGTTAATAACTATAGACACTTATTTGATTGTATATGCAGAGTCTTTTTATTATGTGTATCATTCTACTAAGAAAATAGTTCATCTAGAGCTTCCTATTCGAGTTTTCAACGAAAGTAATTTTCATTTTGACGATTTGTATTCATAATAAAATTctattacaataataataatgtttaaCACCACTCTttagtatttattaattttgactAAACTATGCTCTAATAAATATTCATTATACTACAAACTTTTTATTACTTTTCCAATCTCCACTAATTTCTCATTATTTTAACCATTAATTTTGCCTTGTAACATTTCTCCTCAATTTCTTTCaactcttttatttatttatctggaaaaaaaaaaatctctaaatatatttgttttttaatcttttatttttctaatgcaATATACTTTAGGTAAATAGACATAAATacctaaaattttaaatttgtaagTAGCAtaaatctaatatttatttttaatggcataaatactcaatgtttataaaattataatttttctttaattttgtcAGTACAAACTCTATTATTGTCTTAAACATGACACATATAAAACCTAAATTCTAAATCATTAGATCTAAATATAAACATGTAGTATAAATTACTTCTaaaatttcttttgaaaaattcaaaacaaattctgtattaaaaaaaactagagggaaattacaattttacaaatattaaatatttatgccgttaaaaataaatattaagtttttaccgcttacaaacttaaaactttgaaTACTACCCAtacaatttttacatttttttttacattaaagaACAGTGATGGTACGACCAAACCGTGCTCTCATCCCATCCTATCAATAAATAGGTCAAAAGAAGTAACAATAAAGCAAGAGGCCAACATGAAAGCAGGTCAAATATTTCATCAACAAAAAATCGCAGACCTATGCGAGCATTTTGCATTAGCAAgagtaaattattaattatttaatgtatgTTAAATACAGAAAATGACATAATGCTATGTTAAATTAAGCCCCTACTACTGCTCATCTGTCTCTCCGCTTCCGCCCTTAAGGTGCAAATGCTTTTCTCTCTTCTGAAAGTCTGTTAAACCCTTCCCACTTCCAGTCACACCAACCTTACCGAACGGATCATCAGGAGACTTAAAGATGCTCTCTCGCTTGCGTCCAGAGAAGAAACCAACCTGAAAATGCACaatcacaataataataataataataatcatcaaAATACGCAGATGCACCAATTCTAAGAATCTTAATATTTCTTGTTCAGTGTTAAATTTACATTAGATCATAATTGGCAAATCCATCTGGACTCAGCATAAGTATAATGTGCAATGGATTTTTGATTGCTCTTGGGTCGGCCCACAAATAAAATgtacaaataacaaaataaacaagaGTTAAAACAATTGACACCACTCTTGTACTCTTATAGCAGTCAAGAGTGATTGGTTCAACATTGCAAGTGCATCTacatttaaataagaatctcaAAGCATACCTTCTTTGTCTTGCCTTTTGTTGTCTGGAATTGCTGCCAAGCATTTTGGCGCTTATTTTGTGTAACTTCAAGCTGCTCAAACCGCATCTTTGATTTGAAAGCATGTATCTTCTTTCGCTTGGTTGCTTTCTGCAGAGAACAATTTGGAGAAATATAAAACAGCAGCCGTGTATAGTAAAATACCTCTCAGCATCAAAGCAATTACTAAGTTATGGTGTTCGTACATGCTGTAAAAGTTCATATTCATTGATTTCTAGGCctttatgtttatgtttattaTTACACTTAGCAGCTACCAAGTCTTAACCCCACGATTAGGTTATAGTAACAGGGTAAATGCTGTGTTTTGTGTAATTAAATCtataaatgaaaagaaaaaagctttttaaatttaaagtataatAATTAATGCCAACGGTTCTTATTAATACCAATGATTCATTTGTCATTTAATCCCCATcaaaattatgtagatttacaTTGATGAGTGGCAAGGATATGATATATATACATCAATTGTTATAGCCTAACACCTTAGAAAAGGTAACATTCATAAATAAAAGGAATTCATATAGATAATAGAAAATCAAAGCTCCAAGGAGCAATCCGGGTTGGAAACTTAAAGGAAAGGAACAACGTGTTTCTTGTGTGATAGCTTTAGCGGTTCCCAAACGAGAGGCAATCATTGTGGCATAATATTGTTAAAAGCAAATATAAAATGGAAGAGAATGGGTTGGATACTGGTGGGAAAGAGTATCTTTGAGAAACCCTTGGAAGGACATTGcttctatatataaaaattccAGCAGTTGGTCAAGCTTATTTAAGGTTGTGAGTGGCAAGAATTTACTGTTCTGGAAAGACAGTGCTACATCAATTTTTTTCCTAAATATTTGCTCCCCATGCTTGCAGACTATCAACAAAAAGAATAGATGTATGTACCAACGACTTGTGCCTTAGGGAGGACTGACTGGAAAGTAATTGAAACATACACTAAATCGGAGGTTTGAATGATAGAGTATCTACTTTCTAGAATAAGTTGATTTAATTTGTAGAATCCAAATCTACAAATTAAGTTAGCTAATGATGGATAGGATGGGGGATCCCTCCTTGGGTAAAGATAAGGAAAAGCCCTATGCCTCCTAAAGTGGATGTGTTTACTTTGCTAATGTTCATACATCTCTTTTAGAAAACAAGACCCTATTAGTGGAGTTATATGCAAGATGAGTGGAGAAAACAACAATCGCTTATTAGTGGGCACACCTATTTTACAAACTCGAAATACACAAATTAATGTGGCATCCATCTTAAACCTGTCAAAATTTTAAGGCAGGGCCTATTACTTTTACGTGTATTAAGATGCATGTCACACCATTGTGCACATCTTGAGCGTGTAGAGTAAATGTGTACCTATAGCTGTTCATTCTACAATATTGGTGGTATATAACTACATGGGCACCCTATGATCTTAAGCTAGCTTTTGAAAGTGAAATCTACCCAAGTGATTGTATCAAGTGGTATCAAAGTCATGCACCCAGATGTCATGGAAGGGGCAACCTGTGGATTAGGCCCAGAGTGGGCCATCATCGACATCGCCTTTAAGGGGGGAGTGTATTGTTAGGTTCCACCCAAGTGGTTGTATCATATTCCTTTGCTCTTAGATTATGGTTTACACTCTCTAAGTAATGTAAACATATCTGCTGCATGGTATAGATCTCCTTCATTCACCATtgtttgataaaaataaatctcTAAAGGAGTCAAGGTCGACATAAAGATCACATTTGGGAAGTCTCAACTTTTGAGAGGCAATTTGCTGGTTGATGTTAAGTAGTTTATAGATGTACATTTCTCTAATCTATTATCTATGTCAAGATTTTGTTCTAGGATCTTTTCCTACTTGTGCTTGTAATTCTTCTCTAACCAAAGCAAGCTTGAGGGTTccttctttcttttatttttttttcttctttttgtaAACAAAAAGATAGATAGCTTACCACATCCTCGGGATTTTGTTCTAGGATCTTTTCCTACTTGTGCTTGTAATTCTTTTCTAACCAAAGCAAGCTTGAGggttccttttttcttttatttttttttctttttttaaacaaaaagatAGATAGCTTACCACATCCTCGGGGTCATCAGGTTCTATACGAAGTTTAGCTGGCAAGGTTCGAGATTGGAAGTCAACAGAAGCAGCTTGAGCAATTTTTCTCTTAATAGCTTGCTTTGTAGCTTCAGCTACCTTCTCTGCTTCCACCAATGCATTCACAGCGCCTTCTTGAATTGGCCTTATATTATCAGGATCCACctggaattaaaaaaaaaaatgtatatataagtaGCAGCACTCACTGCAGGTATTCACTCCACGGTGATAAATGATCAAAAAGCACAACTATGAAGAAAAAAGACACTAATGAAGACCAGAAGATAATTAATGAACTATAGGAAACCAAcaaaatcatttttttaaaaccaACAAAATCATTAACGAGACTTCATAGTTTCATCATCTTAGGTTAGGATATAAGATATGATATCACATACATCCTAGAAGAAAAGCTCATAAATGAGTTCAAAGTAGTAAGATAATGACTTAATTGAATGTTTAGAGAAAAATAATACCTCTTCTTTATTGCCCCATTCAACATAAGCAACGTAATACCCAATTGGAGTATGAGCCTCAATTGTTGCATCATACCTAGGCATTCAACTAATTAAACATTggcttaaaaatatgtataggagagagagagagagagagagagagagagagagagagagagagagagagagagagagagagagagagagagaagtggggGTCCTGGGGGAGGAGAGAATATAAATATAACCAATGTGATAATATAAACGTGAATTGGTTCATGTACAGATAAATAATATCAACATTTTATCACATACCATTCGCCATCTTCACTCCAAACAGCTTGCACCTTTGTGCCAACAGGAAACTTCTCTTGATGGTCAGAAAGGCTTAGTGAATCCTACATTTGAAATCAGTAAAAGTACACGGTATAAGAACCAAAGATATGAGATAGCTCCGACATCAGCACACATTTACATACACAATATCAATGGATAACAATGCCATGAAATATCATGTCTATATAAATATTTAGACGTTTAGCATCAAAAGGTCAATGAATCTTTAGCAAATACATGAAGACCACAAAGGTTCTGACAGGCCGCAAGAATCGACAGAAATTTCAATTATATGGATGTATGAACTTTTATACAgctctctcattctctctctcacacacaagACACAACAATAGAGGAAACAAAACCAagccttaattttttatttttgaaactaGGATCCCCGCCTAACCCTACAATATTTGGGCAAAACCAGACCTTATTTGTCATACCTTATCATTCCAATCAGGAGATGTATCAACACTTGCCCCAGTCACAACATTGGATACAGAATTCTCATTTTGCTTTGCAGTTTCCAGCAGTTCCTCCGTTAAGGCAATTACCTGCAATCTTAGAACTTTAGTGCAATCATAAATTTCAGAAGGAATAGaaaacatgattttttttttttataagttacaCAGACAAGGACTCAGTGGATCACTCAGCTTACCCACCCAActacttgagctagcctcaagaAGGAATGATAATATAGTAAACATATGAATACCAAAGCATGAAAAGtgtatttgttttttatttctttataagAAAAGTCTTCATCTCTTTGGAAAAACAGATAGTAAAAAAAGCAAAGAATATCCCTAAACAATGCAAAGAAAGGACGAGCTACTACGAGTATAGCATTTTGAAGAACATATCATTGTTGTGATTCGAACATAGAATCTGATTGTGAACATCCAAAATCAGTGActgtgaaagagagagagagcaggcTGGCCATCACGACACACAGCAAACCTGCACAAGAATCAAGATAGAAGTGATGTGCATCTTGATGATGTTCTAATTCTACATTAAGATCCAGTATTCTTTTCTCCAAAGAGTTCTCATTTCTGGAGTGTATGAACTTAAGTTAACATAAAGCCATCCTCACCTTAACAACCCTGTAATGACAACAAACTCCCAAGGTAGCCATTAGCTTAACTGATGTTGCTTGATGAGCAACATTTTGGTGCCTTCAAAAGAGAGGAGGAAAATAGAAGAAGAACGGTAATTGCACTGATCTAGACAACCAAAAAAAGAATATCTACAATTTTCTTTACAATCATTGATCTATAAGACACTACAGAAGATGCTCCTGTAGCTCTATCACATAATAACCACTCACATTGTGTCATAAAGTCGAGTAACACAAGTACACAACAGAAGCCCATTATTTGACTGGAAGGTGTAACTGGATATTCAACAACACatacaagaaaataaaagtCCTTAACAAAATTACCTCATTGAGCTCCCTTTCCATGTCAGCATATTCCGAGTTTCCAGGATCATCAGCCAACAGCTGCTTGACCTGATCGACAGAACAAGAAATCAGTGACAGATGTGTCATGCATAATACCATAGGAAAGATGTAGAACTGCAAATATAGAGAGCA from Cannabis sativa cultivar Pink pepper isolate KNU-18-1 chromosome 4, ASM2916894v1, whole genome shotgun sequence carries:
- the LOC115712739 gene encoding uncharacterized protein LOC115712739 — its product is MEGGEEGEEVSIEELASNLSTYKEQLLQVKQLLADDPGNSEYADMERELNEVIALTEELLETAKQNENSVSNVVTGASVDTSPDWNDKDSLSLSDHQEKFPVGTKVQAVWSEDGEWYDATIEAHTPIGYYVAYVEWGNKEEVDPDNIRPIQEGAVNALVEAEKVAEATKQAIKRKIAQAASVDFQSRTLPAKLRIEPDDPEDVKATKRKKIHAFKSKMRFEQLEVTQNKRQNAWQQFQTTKGKTKKVGFFSGRKRESIFKSPDDPFGKVGVTGSGKGLTDFQKREKHLHLKGGSGETDEQ